From a region of the Acinetobacter calcoaceticus genome:
- the ftsL gene encoding cell division protein FtsL, translating to MKSSDEIATTENKVVKKVVVYTVLVALVFISAMMVVFQVFEYRHDYRELSSYMRERDDLNAEWGRLLIEQQTFGATAQIGTRAVTQLRMFSPPAAETVVISLPMTSEQNK from the coding sequence ATGAAAAGCAGTGATGAAATCGCAACCACAGAAAACAAAGTGGTTAAAAAAGTTGTGGTGTATACAGTATTGGTGGCGCTTGTTTTTATAAGTGCCATGATGGTGGTATTTCAAGTATTTGAATATCGTCATGATTATAGAGAGCTTAGCTCTTATATGCGTGAACGTGATGATCTCAATGCTGAATGGGGGCGTTTGCTCATTGAGCAACAAACCTTTGGTGCAACGGCACAGATTGGTACGCGTGCTGTAACTCAGCTACGGATGTTTTCTCCACCGGCTGCAGAAACGGTGGTAATTTCTTTACCAATGACCTCAGAGCAAAATAAGTAA
- a CDS encoding cation diffusion facilitator family transporter translates to MGGQHDHSHAVVTEGNAKKLTIALALTTTFLIVEVIAGLITQSLALLSDAAHMFTDAAALAIALVAIQISKRPADNKRTFGYQRFEILAALFNALMLFVVAVYILYEAYIRFSKPPEIQSVGMLIVATIGLMINLISMKILMSNADSSLNVKGAYLEVLSDALGSVGVIIGAIVIYFTNWYWIDTLIAVLIGFWVLPRTWILLKQSINILLEGVPEEVDIEKLRTDLLSLNGVESIHQLKVWAITSKNIHLTVHLFAPQADRTKLYQDAVEMLSHEHGIAEVTLQIEDDAEINCQHTAQHVPHEHAEEKHSHQH, encoded by the coding sequence ATGGGTGGACAACACGATCATAGTCATGCCGTAGTGACTGAAGGTAACGCTAAGAAACTAACGATTGCTTTAGCTCTTACTACAACGTTTTTAATTGTTGAGGTCATTGCAGGCTTAATCACACAAAGTCTGGCATTGCTCTCTGACGCTGCGCATATGTTTACAGATGCAGCTGCTTTAGCAATTGCTTTAGTTGCCATTCAAATTTCAAAACGTCCAGCCGATAATAAACGTACTTTTGGCTATCAGCGCTTTGAAATTCTGGCTGCTTTATTTAATGCGCTCATGCTTTTTGTGGTGGCAGTTTATATTTTATATGAGGCCTATATCCGCTTCTCTAAACCACCTGAGATCCAGAGCGTGGGTATGCTCATTGTGGCGACCATTGGTTTGATGATTAATCTCATCTCAATGAAAATTCTAATGTCGAATGCCGACTCTAGCCTAAATGTTAAAGGTGCCTATTTAGAAGTTCTAAGCGATGCACTAGGTTCGGTTGGCGTTATTATTGGTGCAATTGTTATCTACTTCACCAACTGGTATTGGATTGACACGCTGATTGCTGTACTCATTGGTTTTTGGGTGTTACCGCGTACATGGATTTTGCTTAAACAGAGCATTAATATTTTGCTCGAAGGGGTACCAGAAGAAGTGGATATTGAGAAGTTGCGTACAGATCTGCTTTCTTTAAATGGTGTGGAAAGTATTCACCAACTTAAAGTATGGGCAATTACGTCTAAAAATATTCATTTAACGGTGCACTTATTTGCGCCTCAAGCGGACCGTACCAAGTTGTATCAAGATGCAGTTGAAATGCTTTCTCACGAACATGGGATTGCTGAGGTTACTTTGCAAATTGAAGATGATGCAGAAATTAATTGTCAACACACCGCCCAGCATGTTCCACATGAACATGCTGAGGAAAAACATTCACATCAGCATTAA
- the gltX gene encoding glutamate--tRNA ligase, which translates to MKVRTRIAPSPTGFPHVGTAYIALFNMCFAKQHGGEFILRIEDTDQLRSTPESEKMILDSLRWLGLNWSEGPDVGGPHAPYRQSERMGIYKQYALELVEKGHAFYCFATAEELDQMRAEQQARGETPKYDGRGLKLSQEEVTRRLESGEPHVIRMKVPEEGICKFNDLLRGEVEIPWAQVDMQVLLKNDGLPTYHLANVVDDHLMEITHVLRGEEWLPSAPKHQLLYQYFGWEMPTLCHMPLLRNPDKSKLSKRKNPTSINYYRDIGVLPEALLNYLGRMGWSMPDEKEVFTLQDMMDNFDIQRVSLGGPIFDVEKLNWLNGQWIKGLTPGQLLDRLLTWKSDRSTLEDIAAAIQPRINLLSEAVNWAGFYFNHMPQITAEMFESKKLTQEQVRQSLQFAIWRLEGQFTWNNDTVSQTLMDLANQMDIKLRDFMPAFFIAIAGSTSSTPVMQSMVTLGPDLTFARLRRALEIVGGPSKKEVKNWEKLNESLKLPKNEATSEA; encoded by the coding sequence ATGAAAGTTCGTACTCGTATTGCACCTTCCCCTACAGGTTTTCCTCATGTCGGCACAGCCTACATCGCCTTATTTAATATGTGTTTTGCGAAACAACATGGCGGAGAATTTATTTTAAGGATTGAAGATACAGATCAGCTTCGCTCTACTCCTGAGTCTGAAAAAATGATTTTGGATTCATTGCGTTGGTTAGGTCTAAATTGGTCGGAAGGTCCAGATGTGGGTGGCCCTCATGCACCGTATCGCCAATCTGAACGTATGGGAATTTATAAGCAATACGCATTAGAACTTGTTGAAAAAGGTCATGCTTTTTATTGTTTCGCTACAGCAGAAGAACTAGACCAGATGCGTGCTGAACAACAAGCACGTGGTGAAACACCAAAATATGATGGTCGTGGGTTAAAACTTTCTCAAGAAGAAGTGACACGTCGCTTAGAATCGGGTGAACCTCATGTCATCCGTATGAAAGTACCTGAAGAAGGTATTTGTAAATTTAATGACTTATTACGCGGGGAAGTTGAAATTCCTTGGGCTCAAGTCGACATGCAAGTTCTTCTTAAAAATGATGGATTACCAACTTATCATTTGGCCAATGTTGTCGATGACCATTTAATGGAAATCACTCATGTATTACGCGGTGAAGAATGGCTTCCATCTGCACCAAAACATCAGTTGCTTTACCAATATTTTGGTTGGGAAATGCCAACACTCTGCCATATGCCATTGCTACGTAATCCAGATAAATCAAAATTATCTAAGCGTAAGAACCCGACATCAATCAACTACTACCGTGATATCGGCGTTTTACCAGAAGCCTTGTTAAATTATTTAGGTCGTATGGGTTGGTCAATGCCGGACGAAAAAGAAGTGTTCACGCTACAAGACATGATGGATAACTTTGATATTCAACGTGTTTCACTCGGCGGTCCGATTTTTGATGTTGAAAAATTAAATTGGCTTAATGGTCAATGGATCAAAGGATTAACTCCAGGCCAATTGTTAGATCGTTTACTCACATGGAAGAGTGATCGAAGCACTTTAGAAGATATTGCAGCTGCCATTCAACCACGTATTAACTTACTTTCAGAAGCTGTAAATTGGGCTGGTTTCTATTTTAATCATATGCCACAAATTACCGCGGAAATGTTTGAAAGTAAAAAATTGACTCAAGAGCAAGTTCGCCAAAGTTTACAATTTGCAATTTGGCGTCTTGAAGGCCAGTTCACTTGGAATAATGACACTGTTAGCCAAACCCTAATGGACCTTGCGAACCAGATGGACATTAAATTACGTGATTTTATGCCAGCATTCTTTATCGCAATTGCGGGTTCAACCAGCTCAACACCAGTAATGCAGTCGATGGTCACTCTTGGACCTGATTTAACTTTCGCTCGTTTACGACGCGCTTTAGAAATTGTGGGTGGACCAAGCAAAAAAGAAGTTAAAAATTGGGAAAAACTCAATGAGAGCTTAAAATTGCCGAAAAATGAAGCAACTAGCGAAGCTTAA
- a CDS encoding amino acid permease, which translates to MQPSDNQLDAHQHQNSTAPLKRAMSTRHLVMLSLGGAIGTGLFLGSGEVISQTGAIGAIIAYILGGAIAYMVMLCLGELAVHMPVSGSFGAYAKKYISPSTGYMISWMYWLTWTATLGTEFTAAALLMQEWFPHISMWIWTIVFAITIFGLNISSTRIFAESEFWLALIKVITVIAFIVLGLLAIFGLIPFNGSQTAPLFSNLTAQGWFPHGLIPIFTTMLIVNFAFSGTELIGVAAGETKDPAQNVPKAINAAIWRLLIFFVGTIIVISALLPFQLAGLGSEGVSSSPFVTVFNYIGIPYADDIIRFVIITALLSAANSGLYAASRMMWSLSEQKLLPGVFATLSKSGTPIVALVVTMFGAIPGLLSEQFAPETIFKNLLGVAAFTMVIVWMSICLSQFNFRRQWYKSGHTVKDLQYAAPLFPIVPILGFIFCFITCLSMAADPEMRAGFVGCLIFTALCYVSYFIFYRNKV; encoded by the coding sequence ATGCAGCCATCTGACAATCAACTAGATGCTCATCAGCATCAGAACAGTACTGCACCTTTAAAAAGAGCCATGAGTACTCGCCATCTTGTTATGCTATCACTAGGCGGGGCAATCGGAACTGGTTTATTTTTAGGTTCAGGGGAAGTCATTTCACAAACTGGAGCTATTGGCGCAATTATTGCCTACATTCTTGGTGGCGCGATCGCTTACATGGTCATGCTCTGCCTAGGAGAACTTGCCGTACACATGCCTGTTTCAGGCTCTTTCGGTGCCTACGCCAAAAAATATATTAGTCCTAGTACAGGCTACATGATTTCTTGGATGTACTGGTTGACATGGACTGCAACGCTTGGAACTGAATTTACAGCTGCAGCATTACTCATGCAGGAATGGTTCCCACATATTTCAATGTGGATCTGGACAATTGTTTTTGCAATCACTATTTTTGGTTTAAATATTAGTTCAACTCGCATTTTTGCTGAGTCTGAATTTTGGCTAGCTCTTATTAAAGTGATTACCGTTATTGCTTTTATTGTGCTGGGCCTATTAGCGATTTTTGGTTTAATTCCTTTTAATGGTAGCCAAACTGCACCGCTATTTAGCAATCTTACAGCTCAAGGCTGGTTCCCACATGGTTTAATTCCTATTTTTACCACCATGCTAATTGTTAACTTTGCTTTCTCAGGCACTGAATTAATTGGTGTTGCAGCAGGTGAAACCAAAGATCCCGCTCAAAATGTACCCAAAGCAATTAATGCTGCAATTTGGCGTCTTCTTATTTTCTTTGTAGGGACCATTATTGTTATTAGTGCTTTACTTCCTTTCCAGCTTGCGGGCTTAGGCAGTGAAGGCGTTAGTAGCAGTCCATTCGTTACAGTATTTAATTATATTGGCATTCCATATGCGGATGACATTATTAGGTTTGTAATTATTACAGCTCTGCTTTCGGCAGCAAACTCAGGACTTTACGCCGCTTCACGTATGATGTGGTCACTGTCGGAACAAAAATTACTACCTGGCGTATTTGCTACACTCTCAAAAAGTGGAACACCTATTGTTGCCCTAGTTGTAACAATGTTTGGAGCAATTCCAGGCTTGTTATCAGAGCAGTTTGCCCCAGAGACTATTTTTAAAAATCTGCTTGGCGTTGCAGCATTTACTATGGTTATTGTCTGGATGAGCATTTGTTTAAGTCAATTTAATTTCCGTCGCCAATGGTACAAATCTGGCCATACAGTTAAAGACTTACAATATGCTGCTCCATTATTCCCTATCGTCCCGATTTTAGGTTTTATTTTCTGCTTTATTACGTGTTTGAGTATGGCAGCAGACCCTGAAATGCGTGCTGGTTTTGTAGGCTGCCTTATTTTTACAGCTTTATGTTATGTCAGCTATTTTATTTTTTACCGCAATAAAGTCTAA
- a CDS encoding sulfate ABC transporter substrate-binding protein: protein MKKILIMAVAVYLGMAVTAAQAATSFLNVSYDPTREFYQEYNQAFGKFWKQRTGQDVDFKQSHGGSGKQARAVATGLEADIVTLALANDIDEIVKAGFIQPNWQKEFPNNSAPYTSTVVFLVRKGNPKNIRDWNDLTKPGVEIITPNPKTGGAPRWIYLSAWGYALKQPGGNDAKARELVKKLYHNVKVLDSGARGSLTTFAERGIGDVLLSWENEALLATKGPDKDKYEIVYPSVSILAEPSVAIVDKTVDKDGNRTLAKGYLNFLYSPLGQELAAKHYFRPRNAQVAAKYAAQFPKIKLFTINDVFGGWAKAQKTHFANGAVFDQIYDGKQ, encoded by the coding sequence ATGAAAAAAATATTAATAATGGCTGTAGCTGTGTACTTGGGAATGGCGGTAACAGCAGCTCAGGCTGCTACTTCTTTTTTAAACGTTTCTTATGATCCGACCCGAGAATTTTATCAAGAATATAATCAGGCTTTCGGTAAGTTCTGGAAACAGCGCACAGGGCAGGATGTTGATTTTAAACAGTCGCATGGTGGATCTGGTAAACAAGCTCGGGCAGTGGCCACGGGTCTAGAAGCCGATATTGTAACGTTAGCGTTAGCTAATGATATTGATGAGATTGTGAAAGCTGGTTTTATTCAGCCAAATTGGCAAAAAGAATTTCCAAATAATTCTGCGCCTTATACGTCTACTGTTGTGTTCCTAGTGCGGAAAGGTAATCCCAAAAATATACGTGACTGGAATGATTTAACCAAACCGGGCGTCGAGATTATTACACCCAATCCTAAAACAGGGGGAGCTCCTCGTTGGATTTATTTATCGGCATGGGGTTATGCCTTAAAACAACCGGGCGGAAATGATGCCAAAGCTCGTGAGTTAGTTAAAAAACTTTATCACAATGTAAAAGTACTTGATTCAGGAGCACGCGGTTCGCTAACAACATTTGCCGAACGTGGCATTGGTGATGTTTTATTATCATGGGAAAACGAAGCTTTATTGGCGACTAAAGGACCTGATAAAGATAAATATGAAATCGTTTACCCTTCAGTTTCAATTTTGGCAGAGCCATCAGTCGCAATTGTAGATAAAACCGTAGATAAAGATGGCAACCGAACTTTAGCAAAAGGCTATTTGAACTTTTTATATTCACCGTTAGGGCAAGAGTTGGCGGCTAAACATTATTTCCGACCGCGCAATGCGCAAGTGGCAGCAAAATATGCAGCCCAATTTCCAAAAATTAAATTATTTACCATTAATGATGTGTTCGGTGGTTGGGCGAAAGCTCAGAAAACTCACTTTGCTAATGGAGCTGTCTTTGATCAAATTTATGATGGCAAGCAGTAA
- a CDS encoding DUF4179 domain-containing protein, which yields MKIHYGKALSLSLVLGLASQFSAAAALKDTPNKIGADKQTSLIEKALDQQKRNPIVLPSTNDELKVLNSIRVTPTQNFLAAQHERFSRFVQAIFQPHAS from the coding sequence ATGAAAATTCATTATGGAAAAGCGTTAAGCTTAAGTTTGGTGCTGGGTTTGGCATCACAGTTTTCTGCAGCAGCGGCACTTAAAGATACTCCAAATAAAATTGGGGCAGATAAGCAGACTTCACTTATTGAAAAAGCTTTAGATCAGCAAAAACGTAACCCTATCGTGTTACCTTCTACAAATGATGAGCTTAAAGTACTCAATTCAATTCGGGTTACCCCAACTCAAAACTTTCTTGCGGCTCAACACGAACGTTTTTCACGTTTTGTTCAGGCAATCTTCCAGCCGCATGCATCTTAA
- the rsmH gene encoding 16S rRNA (cytosine(1402)-N(4))-methyltransferase RsmH, with translation MSHISVLLSETIESLLADRTTGVYIDATFGRGGHTRLLLSKLDENARVYAFDKDPQALEVAAALAQEDSRFTIIHASFADIKEKMQEIGVVSVDGIMADLGVSSPQLDQAERGFSFMQDGPLDMRMDNSKGLTAAEWLLKIEEEQLANIIYQYGEERYSRRIAKAIKLAGKLETTAQLAEVVKTAHPKWEKHKHPATRAFQAIRIAINKELEDIEVFLPQAVDLLKPEGRLAVISFHSLEDRLIKQFIQKESTLAEDFGWGMPEQRVDTRRLKKISRVRASEEEVKANPRSRSAWLRVAERLEEKGA, from the coding sequence ATGTCGCATATTTCTGTCTTACTTTCCGAGACCATTGAGAGCTTATTGGCAGATCGCACAACTGGGGTGTATATCGATGCAACCTTTGGACGAGGTGGGCATACCCGTTTATTGCTTTCTAAACTTGATGAAAATGCACGAGTATACGCATTTGATAAAGACCCTCAAGCATTGGAAGTCGCTGCTGCTTTGGCACAAGAAGATTCAAGATTTACCATCATTCATGCCAGTTTTGCTGATATCAAAGAGAAGATGCAGGAAATTGGAGTGGTGAGTGTTGATGGAATTATGGCCGACTTAGGGGTGTCATCTCCTCAACTTGATCAGGCAGAGCGTGGTTTTAGTTTCATGCAAGATGGTCCATTGGACATGCGAATGGATAATTCTAAGGGTTTAACTGCGGCTGAGTGGTTGCTTAAAATTGAAGAAGAACAATTAGCAAATATTATTTATCAATATGGTGAAGAGCGTTATAGTCGACGTATTGCTAAAGCCATTAAACTCGCTGGAAAACTAGAAACGACCGCTCAATTGGCGGAAGTTGTTAAAACCGCTCATCCAAAATGGGAAAAACATAAGCATCCAGCGACACGTGCATTTCAGGCCATTCGCATTGCTATTAATAAAGAGCTAGAAGATATTGAAGTGTTTTTGCCGCAAGCTGTAGACTTACTAAAACCGGAAGGACGTTTGGCTGTTATTAGTTTCCATTCTCTTGAAGACCGACTGATCAAGCAGTTTATTCAAAAAGAATCTACGTTAGCAGAAGATTTCGGTTGGGGAATGCCTGAGCAGCGGGTAGATACAAGAAGATTAAAGAAAATTTCACGGGTTCGTGCGAGTGAAGAAGAAGTAAAAGCGAACCCTCGTTCACGTAGTGCATGGCTTCGGGTTGCTGAACGCTTGGAAGAAAAAGGCGCGTAA
- a CDS encoding efflux RND transporter permease subunit yields MDINKPELPKPEGLFDRIIQFAIQNAIWVMLFVLTWIGVGIWSYQKLPIDAVPDITNTQVQINTQANGYTALEVEQRITYPIENAMAGIPNLEQTRSISRYGLSQVTIIFKDGTDIYWARQLINQRLQEADGQLPETVDPVMSPVSTGLGEIYQWVVKAKAGAKKADGTAYTAMDLREIQDWIVRPQLQRVKGVAEINSIGGYNKTYIVSPDLKRLQQLQISINEFQTALQENNENRGAGFIEENGEQLTVRVPGMLSNVEDIQNITVSTKNSLPIRVADVANVSIGHDLRTGAATYNGEETVLGIAMMMMGENSRTVAQAVDSKVKEIQSTLPKGVELETVYDRTILVNKAIATVQKNLVEGAILVIVILFIFLGNFRAALITACVIPLSMLFTLAGMAEQNISANLMSLGALDFGIIVDGAVVIVENCIRRLAEAQHALHRPLKRTERFKEVFLAAKQARRPLIFGQMIILVVYLPIFALSGVEAKMFHPMAMTVVMALLGAMILSVSFVPAAVALFVTGEVKEKETRWMQALKQKYRDILDLAYQLKIVVLSFALSILVLTGVLATQMGSEFAPQLSEGDFALQQMRSPSTGLEQSLRMQENTEKLILKNFPEVTAVFARTGTAEVATDVMPPNISDAVILLKPHDQWPNSKETLDELRSRMQAFLATLPGNNSEFSQPIELRFNELISGIRSDIGVKIFGDDMQVLNEQAQTLVQKIQTISGATAVKVEQTSGLPVLSVEINRPLAAQYGLSAKAIQDTVAASVGGQNVGQILQGDRRFDFEIRLEDQQRTIQNLAQLPIQLPNGGLIQLQDVAKVERTSGLNQVGRENGKRRVIITANVEGRDLGSFVQELRTTLAKEQLPAGYWLEYGGQFENLASAAARMKIVVPLALAMIFILLMAVFHNIKESLLVFSGVPFALSGGLIALWLRDIPLSMSAGVGFIALSGVAVLNGLVMLSFIKELRENFDIQTATWNGAILRLRPVLMTACVASLGFIPMALATGTGAEVQRPLATVVIGGIISSTILTLVLLPVIYRWMNESKAKSAEHS; encoded by the coding sequence ATGGACATTAATAAACCTGAGCTGCCCAAACCCGAAGGACTGTTTGACAGAATTATTCAGTTTGCTATTCAAAATGCCATTTGGGTCATGCTCTTTGTACTGACATGGATTGGCGTTGGAATATGGAGTTATCAAAAGCTTCCTATTGATGCCGTTCCAGACATTACCAATACGCAGGTCCAGATTAATACTCAAGCGAATGGATATACCGCTTTAGAGGTTGAACAGCGGATTACCTATCCGATTGAAAATGCGATGGCCGGAATTCCTAATTTGGAACAGACCCGTTCGATTTCCCGTTATGGGCTTTCTCAAGTCACCATTATTTTTAAAGACGGAACTGATATTTATTGGGCAAGACAACTGATTAATCAGAGGTTACAAGAGGCAGATGGACAGCTACCCGAAACGGTTGATCCAGTCATGTCTCCTGTTTCAACTGGACTGGGTGAAATTTACCAATGGGTTGTAAAAGCAAAAGCTGGTGCTAAAAAAGCAGATGGCACTGCTTATACAGCTATGGACTTGCGTGAAATTCAGGACTGGATTGTGCGTCCTCAATTGCAGCGGGTGAAAGGCGTAGCCGAAATTAACAGTATTGGTGGCTACAATAAAACCTATATTGTTTCTCCTGATTTAAAACGTTTGCAGCAGCTGCAAATTTCAATTAATGAATTTCAGACTGCTTTGCAAGAAAACAATGAAAACCGTGGTGCGGGATTTATTGAAGAAAACGGAGAGCAGCTCACTGTTCGTGTTCCGGGCATGTTAAGTAATGTTGAGGATATTCAAAACATTACTGTAAGCACCAAAAATAGTTTACCAATTCGTGTGGCAGATGTGGCGAATGTCTCTATTGGACATGATTTAAGAACAGGTGCCGCAACTTACAATGGTGAAGAAACTGTTCTTGGCATAGCCATGATGATGATGGGAGAAAACAGCCGTACAGTTGCTCAGGCCGTTGATAGCAAAGTTAAGGAAATTCAATCTACTTTACCCAAAGGGGTAGAATTAGAAACGGTTTATGATCGAACGATTCTAGTGAATAAAGCAATTGCCACAGTACAGAAGAACCTTGTAGAAGGGGCAATTCTGGTTATTGTGATTTTATTTATTTTTCTAGGAAATTTCCGAGCCGCTTTAATTACTGCCTGTGTTATTCCCCTTTCAATGTTATTTACTCTTGCTGGTATGGCTGAGCAAAATATTAGTGCCAACTTGATGAGCCTAGGAGCGCTTGATTTCGGGATTATTGTAGATGGGGCAGTTGTTATTGTAGAGAACTGTATTCGGCGTCTAGCAGAAGCACAGCATGCTTTACATCGACCTCTTAAGCGAACTGAGCGATTCAAAGAAGTTTTTCTTGCAGCGAAACAAGCCCGTCGACCGCTTATTTTCGGGCAAATGATTATTTTAGTGGTCTATTTACCTATTTTTGCCTTATCTGGCGTTGAAGCGAAAATGTTCCATCCAATGGCAATGACTGTGGTCATGGCGTTATTGGGTGCCATGATTCTTTCTGTGTCATTTGTACCTGCGGCAGTTGCTCTTTTTGTTACGGGTGAAGTGAAAGAAAAAGAAACACGTTGGATGCAAGCTTTAAAGCAGAAATATCGAGATATTCTTGATCTGGCTTATCAACTTAAGATCGTTGTTCTGAGCTTTGCATTGAGTATTTTAGTGCTCACAGGCGTGTTAGCGACCCAAATGGGTAGTGAATTTGCTCCGCAACTCAGTGAAGGTGATTTCGCGTTACAGCAAATGCGCTCACCTAGTACTGGACTCGAGCAATCACTGCGAATGCAAGAAAATACTGAAAAGCTCATTTTGAAGAATTTTCCAGAGGTAACGGCTGTTTTTGCACGAACAGGAACGGCTGAGGTCGCAACTGACGTGATGCCACCTAATATCTCTGATGCGGTCATTTTGCTTAAACCTCATGATCAATGGCCAAACTCTAAAGAGACGCTAGATGAGCTGCGTTCGCGTATGCAAGCTTTCTTGGCGACATTACCGGGCAATAACAGCGAATTTTCTCAACCAATTGAACTACGTTTTAATGAACTGATTTCGGGCATTCGTAGTGATATCGGCGTCAAGATTTTTGGTGATGATATGCAAGTGCTTAATGAACAGGCTCAGACATTGGTCCAAAAGATACAGACAATTTCTGGCGCTACGGCTGTTAAGGTAGAACAAACGAGCGGTTTACCAGTGTTGAGTGTCGAAATTAACCGTCCATTGGCTGCGCAATACGGATTATCTGCCAAAGCCATTCAAGACACTGTGGCGGCAAGTGTTGGCGGACAAAATGTAGGGCAGATTTTACAGGGTGATCGACGATTCGATTTTGAAATTCGCTTAGAGGATCAGCAACGGACCATTCAAAACTTAGCCCAACTTCCGATTCAGCTACCAAATGGCGGTCTAATCCAACTTCAAGATGTCGCTAAAGTTGAGCGTACTTCAGGCTTAAATCAGGTAGGACGTGAAAATGGTAAGCGGCGTGTCATTATTACCGCTAACGTAGAAGGGCGTGATTTAGGTTCATTTGTTCAAGAGTTAAGAACAACTCTGGCAAAAGAACAGTTGCCAGCGGGTTACTGGTTGGAATATGGCGGTCAGTTTGAAAATCTAGCCTCTGCTGCCGCACGAATGAAAATAGTTGTTCCATTAGCGCTTGCTATGATTTTCATATTACTCATGGCCGTATTCCATAATATTAAAGAAAGCTTATTGGTATTTAGCGGTGTTCCGTTTGCTTTGTCGGGTGGGCTTATTGCACTTTGGCTGAGAGATATTCCACTTTCAATGTCGGCGGGTGTCGGGTTTATTGCCTTGTCGGGTGTTGCTGTTCTAAATGGTCTGGTGATGCTGAGCTTTATTAAAGAGCTTAGAGAAAACTTTGATATTCAAACTGCAACTTGGAATGGGGCGATCTTACGCTTAAGACCTGTACTCATGACGGCTTGTGTTGCTTCACTCGGTTTTATTCCCATGGCTTTGGCAACTGGAACTGGTGCAGAAGTTCAGCGACCTTTGGCAACGGTTGTCATTGGTGGCATTATTTCATCTACGATATTAACTTTGGTTTTATTACCAGTCATTTATCGGTGGATGAATGAAAGCAAGGCGAAAAGCGCTGAGCATTCATAA